DNA sequence from the Streptomyces sp. HUAS 15-9 genome:
CCGCCGCGCCGCCCTCGCCGCGACCGGCCACGCCGGCGTGGTCCTTGCCACGAAAGCCGGCGCGTCCAGCGAACTGCTGGCGAAACTGCTCGACGCCTACGCCGCCGAACCCGATGCGGTCACCGTCGATCTGCTCCTGTGCGGGATCGGCGAGCAGGAACGAATGCTGCGCGACGGCCGGGCCGACGTGGCTCTGCTGCACCGGCCGTTCGACACCACGGCCGGGTTCGACACCGAGGAACTCCGCACGGAGGGACAGGTCGTGGTGCTGCCGGCAGGGCATCCCCTCACCGGCCGGACCCATGTGCGGATGGCCGAAGTCACCGAGCTGCCCGGCCTGCCGCTGCCGCGCTGGCCCGGCCCCGACGGTAGGTACCCGGACGGCCCCGGTCCGCAGGCTCGGGACCATGCGCAGCTGCACCAGCTGATCGCGCTCGGCCGTGCTTGCTGGATCGCGCCGGATTCGTGCCGGGCCCAGCTACGCGACGATCTCGCGGCCGTGCCTGTACTGGACGCGCCGACGGTCACGACGGTCATCGCATGGCCACCGCATAGCCGGTCCCGAGCCGTCGCCGGGCTCGTCCGGGCCGCGACACGTCTCTGAAAGGCACGTAAAACGATCACTGGCGGGTCTTCTTGAGGCGTCTCCAGCAGATGAGGCCGCAGGCGAGGGAGACCAGGGCGTCATGCCGGTCGAGGCGTCTTTCCCAGCGGACGCCCAGGCATTTGAAGTGGTGCAGCAGTGAGAAGCCTGCTCGACAACGTAGCGGAGCTTGCCCAGGCCCTTGATGTTCGGGCGCCTTTGCGGGAGATCATCGGCAGGATGCGGCGCTGGCGCAGCTCACGGCGGTTGGGGTTGCTGTCGTATCCCTTGTCCCCGAGCAGGGCGTCGGGGCGTCTGCGCAGCCGTCCGGGTTTGCCGGCGTGTCTGACCCTGCGGGCAGATGCCCGGTTCGAGCTGGCGGACGGTGCTGGAGACCGTGTACCGGGACGTCGGCACCGCTCCTTTTCGGACTCGACCCAACGGGCATGCGCGTGGGGACCTGCTCCCACTCCAGGCCGATCACGTCGACGAGCAGGCACTCGGCGAGGCGGTGCTTGCGCATCACGCGTGTCGCCAGGTGGCGGCCCTCGTCGGTGAGCTCCAGGTGCCGGTCTCTGGCGACGAACACCAGGCCGTCCCGCTCCATCCGCGCCACCGTCTGGCTGACCGTCGGGCCGCTCTGGTTCAGGCGCTCGGCGATCCGGGCGCGCAGGGGGACCGCACCTTCCTCCTCCAGCTCGAGGATGGTGCGCAGATACATCTCCGTGGTGTCGATGAGTTGGGACATGCTGTTGGTCAGGCGGGGGTCTCGGCGGTGGCGGTCAGGACCGCGCGGCCGAGGATGTGGCCGGCCATGGTGAAGCCGAGGACGGCCGGGGTGGCGTCGGCCGCAACACCGATGGAGGAGACGTCGAGGGCGTGCACCACGATGAAGTAGCGGTGCGGGCCGTGCCCGGCCGGCGGGGCAGCGCCGATGAAGCGGGCTGCGCGGGCGTCGTTGGGCAGCTGGTAGGCGCCCTCGGGCAGGCCCGAGCCGGTGTCGTCGCCGGCACCCTCGGGTAGTTCGGTGACGGTGGCGGGGATGTCGGCGACCGCCCAGTGCCAGAACCCGGACCCGGTGGGGGCGTCGGGATCGTAAACAGTGACGGCGTAGCTCTTGGTGCCTTCCGGGGCCCGGCTCCAGGACAGCTGCGGGGAGACGTCCTTCCCGCCGGGGACGCCGAAGATGCCGGAGAACTGCTCGGGCGGCCAGGCGGCGCCGTCGGGGACGGTGGTGCTGGTGACGGTGAAGGAGGCCGCCTCGGGGAGGCGGGCGAAGGGGTCATTGGCGCTCATCGCGTCGGGTTCCTTTCATGCCGTGCTGTGGGGTGGCGGTGATGCGGCCGACAGGAGCCCGCAGCGTTGCGTAAAGCACCCCCCGGCACCCTTGCATCGACCGTCAGATCGACCATAACACTAATAATCGATTATCTGCCGGATCGTCTATGATGACGACATGACCCAGACGGCCCAC
Encoded proteins:
- a CDS encoding LysR family transcriptional regulator, producing the protein METRELRYFVAVAEELHFGRAAQRLGIAQPPLSRAIRQLERRLGAALLERSSRAVTLTEAGSVLLREARAALDAVEAAERRTRRAALAATGHAGVVLATKAGASSELLAKLLDAYAAEPDAVTVDLLLCGIGEQERMLRDGRADVALLHRPFDTTAGFDTEELRTEGQVVVLPAGHPLTGRTHVRMAEVTELPGLPLPRWPGPDGRYPDGPGPQARDHAQLHQLIALGRACWIAPDSCRAQLRDDLAAVPVLDAPTVTTVIAWPPHSRSRAVAGLVRAATRL
- a CDS encoding YbhB/YbcL family Raf kinase inhibitor-like protein, coding for MSANDPFARLPEAASFTVTSTTVPDGAAWPPEQFSGIFGVPGGKDVSPQLSWSRAPEGTKSYAVTVYDPDAPTGSGFWHWAVADIPATVTELPEGAGDDTGSGLPEGAYQLPNDARAARFIGAAPPAGHGPHRYFIVVHALDVSSIGVAADATPAVLGFTMAGHILGRAVLTATAETPA